ACGCTCGACCTTGACCTGGCCTTGATGGTCGATGGAGACAACGGCACCAGCGATGGCTAGCTGCTCTGGTGTCCAGACGTCTTCACGGTCGTTGAGTTCTTCGACGAGTTGCTCGATTTCGCAGAGACGCTCTGCCATCTGCCTGTCCTCGTCGGTCTCGCGCCATTTCTCCACGAGCCGGTCGTATTCCTGCGTCAGCTTGTCGAGCGTCTCTTGCTTCCCCTTGGTGAGAGGAGCCGGCTCGGCATGGATGCGTCTGTATTCGGCGCTTTGCTGGTATGCGAATTCCGCGGTGACCTGCACCCATTTCCAGCCCTCGGCGCGGATGGCTCCGGCATTCTTCTCGAGTCGTTCGGTGACGAGAGTGTCGAGCAGGGCCGGGTCTTCGATATAGATGCCGCTGTCGTCGTCGCTGAACAGGTCACGCTTCGTTGTGCCTCCGGCTTTTTCGTAAGCCTTGAGCGTCACGAATTTCACGCGCTTGTCGGTGGCTGCGATGTCGTTCTCGGTGAGGGCGGCACGGATTTCCGATGCTCCTTGCCACGGAGCCATCGCGGCGAAGACGCGCTCCTGCGCTTCGTGATCGTCGGTCACGGTAAACGCCATGACGTCCTCCAGCGTGAGGTCGGCGGCGCGGTAGGCTTTGAGGATTTTCGGGCTGACGCGGGCGAGCTTCAGGAGTTTGAGAACGTGGATTTCGGTTTTCCCGAAACGGGCAGAGATGTCGGTGGCGGGCAGGCCCTTGTCCGCAAGGCCGCGGAAGGCCTCGAACTGGTCGGCGGGGTGCATGTCTTCCCGCATGACGTTCTCGGCAAGGCTGATTTCGCTGGCGTCTTCGGCTTCGGTGATGCGACACGGAACGGCATGGGTTGCCTCGATGTCCCCGGCTTTGGCGAGCTGCTGCAGCGCCTTCAGCCGGCGGCCTCCGGCGACGACGGCGAACTTCTTCCCGTCCTTCCTGACGACAAGGTTCTGCTGCAGGCCGTGCGCCTTGATGCTCGCGGCCAGCTCGTCGATGCCGGCCTTGTTCTGCGTCTTGCGGACGTTGCCTTCCCAGGCGGTCAGCTTGTTCAGCGGGACGTTGATGATGTCAGTCATGGTCTTCTCCTTTGGTTGCATTACCCTCTCGGGCGATGCCACCGATCCGCCAGGAGCGGGCGCGGCGTCCCACAGGAAAATTGGGGGCGACCTTCAGGGGGAACCGATTCTTCCTGTTGACGCGGCAAGCGCCCGCGGATGGCAGGGGGCAAGGTTGACCGGAGGGTGATGCAGACCTTGATAGAGAAGTCACCGACAGTGCAATCGAAGACGCCTTGACGGTCGCCAACCAGGAGCGCAAGGTGCTGCGTCGAATGAGGCGATTAAGATGGTGACGGGTGAAATGAGATGAACGATGAACAGCGGATTCTGGCGATCCTGTCGGCGGCGAAGAGGCTTGCGCAGGAATACCGCGAGCTGACCGGAAAGCCTCTCGGCGTGACCGGCGAGGTTGCCGAGTACGAGGCCGCCCGGCTGCTGGGCGTCGAACTCACGCCAGCGCGGCATGCCGGTTACGACGCGGTCCGTCGCAACGACGGGCGACGGTTCCAGATCAAAGGGCGGTGCATGCTGCCCGGCTCCAAGCCGGGACAACGACTCGGATCAATCGACATCGACAAGGAGTTCGACGCCGTGCTGATGGTACTGCTCGACGAGACTCTCGACGCCACAGCGATTTACGAGGCCGAACGGAAGGCCGTGGTCGCGGCGCTCACCGCGCCCGGGTAGAAGGCGCGGAACGAGGGCGGGGCGCTGGCCGTCAGCAAGTTCCGGAGTATCGGGCGCCTGGTCTGGTGCCGGCAGTGCTCGTGACGGCTCCCACGGCGGGTGGGCGACCCTCCTCAGGCAATCTTTTTTTGTCGGTCTCGCAACGCGGCAACCCAGTCCTTGAGCGCCTGGAGGTCCTGGATGATTTCAGTCGGCGGCGGTGGAACCGCGTTGCGCCCACTCGACGGATCATGTGCGTCGACAACGTCGCAGCACTTCCTGAATCCCGCATGAAAAGCGTCGCAGTCAGCTTCGTTCAGGACGGTTATTTTCTTGATGTTCTTCTGGTCGATGTAGTCCCGGTGACGCTGGACGACGCGGAATAGCGCGACATCCTCCAGCGCACGTTCCCACGAGGCACGGAGGCCGTCGTAGATTCCAGCCGCCTCGACGGCGTATTCCTCCTCCGCATTGTTCTCATACAGCTTCTTCGCCTCGCGCGTCGTTTTCTCAAGCTTGTCAATACGGTCTTCGACGCTCTGCGCTTTCCACGGCAGGCCCTCTGCGACCACACCCGCGCCCGCCGGCCCCCGGCTGACTGTCACGAGCTTCGCGGCACGCTTCTTCTCGTAAGCGAGGTCGTGGAGGTCGTTGACAAACACCAGATCGTGGGTAAACACAACGACCTGGCGGTGTTCCGCCTCCTCGACGAGGCGCTTGGCGACCTGCCTCCGCCACCGGTGGTCCAGAGATGACACAGGGTCATCGAACACGAAAGCCGAGAGGTGTGTCGCCGTGGCGACTTCCGTCAGGAACGCCGCCAGCGCGACGCAGGTCCGCTCACCCTCGCTCAGGATGTCCTTGATCTTCGCGTCTGGCTTCGCGAAGAGGCGCAGCTGATACTGCGGGGAGCCGTACTTGCCGCCGGAGCGGACGATTTCGACGCGCACTTTCTCAGCGGCCAGCTTGACGATCTCTTCCTGAAAACGGTCACGGAGCTTGGGCGTAATGACGGTGTCCGCGATGTCGTTGCCGAGCTTCGTGATCGCGTTGGTCGCGGTGTCCGGGGCGCATTGCTGCAGGAAGTGAATGGACTTGAGACGGTCGATTTCCTCCTGGACCGTCTCCAACATGCCGCCGAGAAGTTCCCGGTCGGCAAGTTCCGCAAGGTCGGCTTCGAGTTTCTTGCGTTCGGCATCGCCCGCCGCATTCTGCAGCTCGACCGCGTACGCGCGGATCGTGCTTTCAAGAAGCGCCAGGTGGTGCCCGGGATTCGGCGGCGTTGCCGGCAGGGTGACTTCCTCGCCGCTGCCCAGGTTCTTAAGCAGAACGCACCTGCGGAGGCGGGCCGCCGCGAGGTAGCGGCGCGTCCGGCGCGCCAAGTCTGCGTCCTGAATCATCACTTCCCGCAGATTCGGCCGGAGGGCACGCGTGCCTATGCTGCATGAGGTAAGGTCCTGACGGGCTGTCTTCACGGCGGCTTCGGCCACCTGTGCCGCGCGCTCGGTGTCCTTACGGATGAACGCCTCGAACCGGACCATGCGATCGAGCGCCTCCGGCTGCAAAGTCTGCTGGCACAGAACACATCGGGCGTCCTTCTCAACCGCCGGGAACGGTTGTTCCGGATAGGCTGCTTCTGACGAATAGCGCCGAGCAGCCTCCCAGAGAGATCTCCAGACCTCGCTGCCGATGTCGGGCAGCGGTTCGCCAGAGAACGCTTTTTCGGCGGCCAGGCGCGCGGCTTCTCTCTTCTCCCCGGCGTCTCGATGGGCGGCGAACAAGGCCATCAGGGCGCTGTCGGCCGTTCGCGTTTCGATGTCCTTCAGTTCATCCAGAAGGGCTTTGATACTGTCGGCCTTGAGTGTCTGCTCGGCAAAGGCCTTCGCCGGATTCTTTGACAGGTCTTCCCGGAGACGCGCCAACCGCGCCGTCTCGTCTCCCGTTAGGGTTCCCATCGCACTGATCTTCAGAGGGTCGGTGTCGTGTTTCAGGGAGGCGAGCGCTTTGCCGACCGCAGTGGTCTCCTTCCACGACGGCTTCAAGAAAAGAGGATTGCGGGCCTTTTCGAGCTGGGTCTGCTCCGTCGCCAGCGCCTCCTTAATGGACTGGCAGGCGCCCGCCAGTTCGTCTGGAATATCAAGGCCAAACGGCCGGAAGGCGACCTCGTTCTTTTCATTGATATGGACGGAGGCGCACTCGCTGTCGAAGACACTGACGGCGGAGAGTGTCTTGTGGGGGCGATCAGCGTCGACCCACTTCTCCGGTGCAGGCGCTGCGCGCCCGATGGCGTATGAAATAGTGGCCGTCGCTCGCGCGGGGACGTTCTGTCCGTAGATGTTCCCCTCTATCTTGCCCGCGTGCCGGGCACGGCAGGCGCGCTTCAGGATTCGGGAGTAACCGGACTTGCCCGTGCCATTGTCGCCATAGATGATCGTGATGCCGCTCTGGGCGAATGTCAGCGTTTGGGCCGGTGCCAGGTTGTTGACCCCCTCTACGTCCGCGACCGACACCAGCGAGACAGAATCCCCCTGACCAGGATTGGCGGGCAGGTGACCTTTCGTCAGCGGAGACGGCTTAATCGCGACACTCGCCCCGTGCCCCTGCTTGCACAGGTCGAGAAGCTCCTTCCGGTCTTCGTCCGACAGTCGCCCGCCTGAAACGATCCG
This genomic interval from Vicinamibacterales bacterium contains the following:
- a CDS encoding AAA family ATPase, with amino-acid sequence MTKPSPPPKTVLDTILEWSKDRPAWQRDALRRIVSGGRLSDEDRKELLDLCKQGHGASVAIKPSPLTKGHLPANPGQGDSVSLVSVADVEGVNNLAPAQTLTFAQSGITIIYGDNGTGKSGYSRILKRACRARHAGKIEGNIYGQNVPARATATISYAIGRAAPAPEKWVDADRPHKTLSAVSVFDSECASVHINEKNEVAFRPFGLDIPDELAGACQSIKEALATEQTQLEKARNPLFLKPSWKETTAVGKALASLKHDTDPLKISAMGTLTGDETARLARLREDLSKNPAKAFAEQTLKADSIKALLDELKDIETRTADSALMALFAAHRDAGEKREAARLAAEKAFSGEPLPDIGSEVWRSLWEAARRYSSEAAYPEQPFPAVEKDARCVLCQQTLQPEALDRMVRFEAFIRKDTERAAQVAEAAVKTARQDLTSCSIGTRALRPNLREVMIQDADLARRTRRYLAAARLRRCVLLKNLGSGEEVTLPATPPNPGHHLALLESTIRAYAVELQNAAGDAERKKLEADLAELADRELLGGMLETVQEEIDRLKSIHFLQQCAPDTATNAITKLGNDIADTVITPKLRDRFQEEIVKLAAEKVRVEIVRSGGKYGSPQYQLRLFAKPDAKIKDILSEGERTCVALAAFLTEVATATHLSAFVFDDPVSSLDHRWRRQVAKRLVEEAEHRQVVVFTHDLVFVNDLHDLAYEKKRAAKLVTVSRGPAGAGVVAEGLPWKAQSVEDRIDKLEKTTREAKKLYENNAEEEYAVEAAGIYDGLRASWERALEDVALFRVVQRHRDYIDQKNIKKITVLNEADCDAFHAGFRKCCDVVDAHDPSSGRNAVPPPPTEIIQDLQALKDWVAALRDRQKKIA
- a CDS encoding ParB/RepB/Spo0J family partition protein, with protein sequence MTDIINVPLNKLTAWEGNVRKTQNKAGIDELAASIKAHGLQQNLVVRKDGKKFAVVAGGRRLKALQQLAKAGDIEATHAVPCRITEAEDASEISLAENVMREDMHPADQFEAFRGLADKGLPATDISARFGKTEIHVLKLLKLARVSPKILKAYRAADLTLEDVMAFTVTDDHEAQERVFAAMAPWQGASEIRAALTENDIAATDKRVKFVTLKAYEKAGGTTKRDLFSDDDSGIYIEDPALLDTLVTERLEKNAGAIRAEGWKWVQVTAEFAYQQSAEYRRIHAEPAPLTKGKQETLDKLTQEYDRLVEKWRETDEDRQMAERLCEIEQLVEELNDREDVWTPEQLAIAGAVVSIDHQGQVKVERGLVRREDMPKDGKAKNARTSETPDGEGGAEQLPGLPASLMESLTAHRSAALAASLLDAPGVGLAAVAYAPVLDVFGHRHDTVLKLSATVQSLHRVEGSTAFQRLEAARETWGQRIPGTPADIWAWCLEQDQAVLIDLLTFCAACTINAVQIKADRPDSPRLMHAAQLATALQLDMSPWFTPTADNCFSRLSKAQVLEALREARQQAPAPAWANLKKAELAKLAEREIAGTGWLPPPLR